The proteins below are encoded in one region of Rhodopirellula halodulae:
- the hemA gene encoding glutamyl-tRNA reductase, translated as MTLKMIGCSHHDAAVEIREQLSFTDGEVSRSFDLFGQRFAGAELVVLSTCNRVELYAAGGESPAVQPDDLIDLVADCLNQSRDFVANHMILREGREAVEHLFLVAASLDSMIVGEAQILSQVKQSYDLANDADRTGPITHSVFQAANRTAKRVQTETTIHRRRLSVPSVAIGEVVPEVFNRLQGKRVVLCGAGEMAEETLRYLKNGGADNLCVVNRSQERGQALAAEFGAESDAIESLPEQIVQADLLIGTTSAEEPLVDAATFAKLNAKREGRIMLVLDLAVPRDFDPVIGEEPGVYLYQIDDLQAACNRNRREREKQWPKAKKIIDEEVDGFFQSLQQRATGPVIRRLRERADKVKTEELQRLFGKLNGSTDAAMQKEIEKSFDRLTNKLLHPPMASLRDDAADGHSRGLLEALRHLFNLGEDA; from the coding sequence ATGACGCTGAAGATGATTGGATGCAGCCACCACGATGCTGCGGTCGAAATTCGCGAACAGCTCTCATTCACTGATGGTGAGGTGAGTCGTTCGTTTGATTTGTTCGGCCAACGTTTCGCGGGAGCGGAGTTGGTTGTGCTGAGCACCTGCAACCGGGTCGAACTGTATGCGGCGGGCGGAGAATCACCTGCCGTGCAGCCGGACGATTTGATTGACCTCGTCGCCGATTGTTTGAACCAATCGCGAGACTTCGTTGCGAATCACATGATTTTGCGCGAAGGCCGCGAGGCGGTGGAGCATCTGTTCTTGGTTGCCGCTAGCTTGGACAGCATGATCGTGGGTGAGGCGCAGATTCTGTCTCAGGTCAAACAGTCTTATGACTTGGCGAACGATGCCGATCGCACCGGACCGATCACGCACAGCGTGTTTCAGGCTGCGAACCGAACAGCCAAAAGAGTGCAAACAGAAACGACCATTCATCGTCGACGGCTCAGCGTGCCCAGCGTCGCCATTGGCGAAGTGGTTCCGGAAGTCTTCAACCGACTGCAAGGCAAACGAGTGGTCTTGTGCGGTGCCGGCGAAATGGCCGAGGAAACACTGCGATACCTGAAGAACGGCGGCGCCGACAACCTTTGTGTGGTGAACCGAAGTCAGGAACGTGGCCAAGCCTTGGCGGCTGAGTTCGGTGCCGAATCGGACGCCATCGAAAGCTTGCCGGAACAAATCGTCCAAGCGGATCTGCTGATCGGCACGACGTCGGCGGAGGAGCCTTTGGTGGACGCCGCAACGTTTGCAAAGCTGAATGCCAAACGCGAGGGCCGCATCATGCTAGTCCTCGACCTGGCCGTGCCCCGCGATTTCGATCCGGTCATTGGGGAAGAGCCCGGCGTCTATCTGTATCAAATCGACGATCTGCAAGCCGCTTGCAATCGCAACCGTCGCGAACGCGAAAAGCAGTGGCCCAAAGCGAAGAAGATCATCGACGAAGAGGTGGATGGTTTCTTTCAGTCACTGCAGCAACGGGCAACCGGGCCGGTCATTCGTCGACTTCGCGAGCGTGCGGACAAAGTCAAAACCGAAGAGCTTCAAAGGTTGTTCGGAAAACTAAATGGCTCCACCGATGCCGCGATGCAGAAAGAGATCGAAAAATCATTTGACCGTCTGACCAACAAGCTGCTGCACCCGCCGATGGCTTCCCTGCGAGACGACGCCGCGGATGGGCACTCGCGAGGCTTGTTGGAAGCGCTCCGTCACCTGTTCAATCTGGGCGAAGACGCCTGA
- a CDS encoding 3-keto-disaccharide hydrolase, with protein sequence MNRILCLLTLVVSCTAASARADEGKTKLAKTIQGAKTVTLFDGKTLDGWRGREDLWSVDQGAIFGQTTDEDPIQQNTFLILDRPVTGSFELTLQFKMIGGNSGIQYRSKVVDEEKFVVSGYQADIDATNRFAGILYEEKGRGILATRGQQTTIWATGEKTTEEFASADELANSIHLGEWNDYRILVRDNQLEHFINETLMVRLVDQEPGKKADSGIIALQLHRGPAMKVWFKNIQIREWK encoded by the coding sequence ATGAATCGCATCCTTTGCCTGCTGACACTCGTCGTATCCTGCACCGCCGCTTCCGCTCGAGCCGATGAGGGCAAAACGAAGTTGGCCAAAACCATTCAAGGCGCAAAAACCGTCACCTTGTTCGATGGCAAAACACTCGACGGTTGGCGTGGACGCGAAGATTTGTGGTCGGTCGACCAAGGTGCGATCTTCGGCCAAACCACCGACGAAGATCCGATCCAGCAGAACACGTTTCTGATTCTCGATCGCCCGGTCACCGGCAGCTTCGAGTTGACGTTGCAGTTCAAGATGATTGGCGGCAACTCAGGCATTCAGTACCGCAGTAAAGTGGTCGACGAAGAGAAGTTTGTGGTCAGTGGTTACCAAGCCGACATCGACGCAACCAATCGCTTCGCGGGCATTCTGTACGAAGAAAAAGGCCGCGGCATTCTGGCGACGCGAGGTCAACAAACGACCATTTGGGCGACTGGTGAGAAAACTACGGAAGAATTTGCATCGGCCGACGAATTGGCCAATAGCATCCACCTGGGCGAGTGGAACGACTATCGGATTCTCGTTCGAGATAATCAACTGGAACACTTCATCAACGAGACGCTGATGGTTCGTCTGGTCGATCAAGAACCCGGTAAAAAGGCCGACTCGGGCATCATCGCGTTGCAACTGCATCGTGGTCCCGCCATGAAAGTTTGGTTCAAGAACATCCAAATTCGCGAATGGAAATGA
- a CDS encoding sigma-70 family RNA polymerase sigma factor: MTKSLWPTGENTDVLIEAARKGDADAVNQLLDRHRGPIRRLVEVRLDRKVQRRVDVSDVVQDVLTEASGRLQKYLDDPVMAFHLWLRQIAWDHIIDTYRRHRVSAKRNMDREQPIAGGGGAVDESSVDLAIQLCDPAMTPAAIATQREIASQVEAAIQKLDEGDREVILMRHYEHLSNLEIAEVLNLNPPAASMRYLRAVRRLKQVLEDEQNDFHPVDDDQD; the protein is encoded by the coding sequence ATGACCAAATCCCTATGGCCTACGGGCGAAAACACCGACGTGCTGATCGAAGCCGCACGCAAAGGTGACGCCGACGCCGTCAATCAACTGCTCGACCGACATCGCGGCCCCATCCGACGATTGGTGGAGGTCCGTCTGGATCGTAAAGTCCAACGTCGAGTGGACGTCAGCGATGTCGTGCAAGATGTTTTGACCGAAGCCAGCGGTCGCTTGCAGAAGTACCTGGACGATCCCGTCATGGCGTTCCATCTGTGGTTGCGCCAGATCGCTTGGGATCACATCATCGACACGTATCGTCGTCACCGTGTCAGCGCGAAACGCAACATGGATCGCGAGCAGCCCATCGCGGGAGGCGGCGGAGCGGTCGATGAATCGTCTGTCGATCTGGCTATCCAGCTTTGCGATCCAGCGATGACACCGGCCGCCATTGCGACGCAGCGCGAGATCGCATCGCAGGTCGAAGCCGCCATCCAAAAGTTGGACGAGGGCGACCGCGAAGTGATTTTGATGCGTCACTACGAACACTTGTCCAATTTGGAAATTGCCGAGGTATTGAATCTGAATCCTCCCGCGGCCAGCATGCGTTATCTCCGCGCGGTTCGTCGTTTGAAACAGGTGCTGGAGGATGAACAAAATGATTTCCACCCCGTCGATGACGATCAGGATTGA
- a CDS encoding ArnT family glycosyltransferase — MTRSPHRRLWMQLLVVIVSAIVIRGVVVWLRFDSLQADPDAYRVIAESLAKTGTYGLMGESGEATPTAFRPPLYPWLLSWLVTPEGMLSLGAVACLHVLLGTLTTAMTWDIARRWWSGRVAWFAAGLVAVDPMLLWQSTLIMTETLATALAVMVWWWWVARLNPKPIDQCFDDGTPANACDVSAGRPMMDAVVFGCLLSATILCRPTFLVWAVMLLPAMLLVGPTCVIRRTVRVGVAALIVVAAVGMWTLRNWNELGHPVWATTHGGYTLLLANNDSFYDYLETDSNVMPWNRKPWDPSEFFATYEARQRGDDEVSDDRVAYEMAKETIAGRPALFVWSSLVRAARLWHPFPARTSDRSAKVVYTVGFYQTAMLLLALIGVGKHWRKWLQANAWPAIALVIALTGVHSVYWSNARMRSPAIPLLAIAAACVAAQATSNCRRLRSY; from the coding sequence ATGACGCGATCACCGCACCGGCGACTTTGGATGCAACTGCTGGTCGTGATCGTCTCGGCGATTGTGATTCGTGGTGTCGTGGTTTGGTTGCGGTTTGACTCGTTGCAAGCGGATCCGGATGCCTATCGGGTGATCGCGGAATCGCTGGCTAAAACCGGGACATATGGATTGATGGGCGAGAGTGGCGAAGCAACGCCCACCGCGTTTCGCCCGCCGCTTTATCCTTGGCTGTTGTCGTGGCTGGTGACACCCGAAGGGATGCTCTCTTTAGGGGCCGTGGCATGTTTGCATGTGCTACTCGGTACACTCACGACCGCGATGACTTGGGACATCGCTCGGCGATGGTGGTCCGGTCGAGTCGCTTGGTTCGCGGCGGGGTTGGTTGCGGTCGATCCAATGTTGCTATGGCAATCGACCCTAATCATGACGGAAACCCTGGCGACCGCGCTAGCAGTGATGGTTTGGTGGTGGTGGGTGGCGCGACTGAATCCCAAACCGATCGATCAGTGCTTTGACGATGGGACGCCCGCCAATGCGTGCGATGTGTCGGCCGGTCGACCGATGATGGATGCGGTGGTGTTCGGTTGTTTGTTGTCCGCGACCATTCTTTGCCGACCCACGTTTTTGGTTTGGGCGGTCATGCTGCTGCCAGCGATGTTGCTGGTTGGACCGACATGTGTGATTCGTCGTACGGTTCGTGTCGGAGTGGCGGCACTGATCGTCGTCGCAGCGGTTGGAATGTGGACGCTTCGCAATTGGAACGAATTGGGCCATCCGGTTTGGGCGACCACGCATGGTGGTTACACGTTGTTGCTTGCGAACAACGATTCGTTTTACGACTACTTGGAAACCGATTCGAACGTGATGCCGTGGAATCGAAAGCCATGGGATCCGTCCGAATTCTTTGCCACCTATGAAGCTCGCCAACGCGGCGACGATGAAGTGTCCGACGACCGTGTGGCATATGAAATGGCGAAGGAGACGATCGCTGGTCGTCCGGCTCTGTTCGTATGGTCGAGCTTGGTTCGGGCGGCTCGACTGTGGCATCCGTTCCCCGCGAGAACGTCGGATCGGTCCGCGAAGGTGGTGTACACCGTTGGGTTTTATCAGACCGCGATGTTGTTGCTGGCCTTGATCGGTGTGGGAAAGCACTGGCGGAAATGGCTTCAGGCCAACGCGTGGCCGGCGATTGCTTTGGTGATCGCTCTCACCGGCGTGCACAGTGTCTATTGGAGCAACGCTCGGATGCGATCACCCGCCATCCCGTTGCTTGCCATCGCCGCAGCCTGCGTGGCAGCTCAAGCGACTTCCAACTGTCGTCGCCTGCGTTCGTACTGA
- a CDS encoding serine/threonine-protein kinase, with the protein MASESQSSGAGPAGADRSSGSEHDQYLADVLADLTDRICRGQAVDFEATCEEHPTLAGELRKLWGAVLVTDTAGVAHDEIPASPEKNAAAESDSSTHWRTLRLPTTMGDFDLLEEVGRGGMGVVFRARQRSLDRVVAIKMILRGRLASDADLQRFLAEASATASLEHPSIVPVYEVGDIEGRPFFSMKYIEGQTLAQKVASGPMAPREAAKLVAEIARAVAVAHDAGILHRDIKPSNILIANDGRPMITDFGLAKQVGAKLDLTRTGMLVGTPAYMSPEQAGGRRGDVGPASDVYSLGCVLYFALTGRAPFVAETPMKLVMLVTEQDPTPPRALRPSLDRDLEMITIRCLQKPADLRYPTANALAQDIEAYLADERVSARSGHFNQVLARVFRETHHAAVLEKWGLLWMWHSLVLLVASVMTWQMALAGIQERWIYVAVWVIGLGAWAAVFWKMRQRMGPVTFIERQVAHVWGSSLIGTAMLFPLEWWLGLEPLSLAPMLGVISGTMFLIKAGMLSGAFYVQAILLLITSVAMAVYPSAAHLIFGVVAAGCFFVPGYQYERRRRQLEVA; encoded by the coding sequence ATGGCCTCTGAGTCACAGTCCTCCGGCGCCGGTCCGGCCGGAGCTGATCGATCGTCTGGTTCGGAACACGATCAGTACTTGGCGGATGTGCTGGCCGATTTGACCGACCGCATTTGTCGTGGCCAGGCGGTTGATTTCGAGGCGACTTGCGAGGAACACCCGACACTGGCAGGTGAACTGCGAAAGCTTTGGGGTGCGGTGCTGGTGACGGACACCGCCGGGGTTGCTCATGACGAGATCCCGGCATCGCCTGAGAAAAACGCGGCGGCCGAATCCGATTCTTCGACTCATTGGCGGACGTTGCGTTTGCCAACGACGATGGGCGACTTTGATTTGCTCGAAGAAGTCGGACGCGGTGGCATGGGCGTCGTCTTCCGCGCTCGCCAGAGATCTTTGGACCGAGTCGTTGCGATCAAGATGATCTTGCGAGGCCGATTGGCCAGCGATGCGGATCTGCAGCGGTTTCTGGCGGAAGCTTCCGCGACCGCCTCTCTCGAACATCCCAGCATCGTTCCGGTCTATGAAGTCGGCGACATCGAAGGTCGGCCGTTCTTCAGCATGAAGTACATCGAGGGACAAACCCTTGCTCAGAAAGTCGCTTCCGGACCGATGGCACCGCGGGAAGCCGCCAAACTGGTCGCGGAGATCGCTCGTGCGGTAGCCGTGGCCCACGACGCTGGGATTTTGCATCGCGATATCAAACCCAGCAACATCCTGATCGCCAACGACGGCCGTCCGATGATCACGGACTTTGGTTTGGCCAAACAAGTCGGGGCGAAGTTGGATCTGACGCGAACGGGCATGTTGGTGGGAACGCCGGCTTACATGTCACCCGAACAAGCCGGGGGTCGACGCGGCGACGTTGGCCCGGCGAGCGATGTCTACTCGCTGGGTTGTGTTCTGTACTTTGCATTGACCGGACGAGCTCCGTTTGTGGCCGAGACGCCAATGAAGTTGGTGATGTTGGTCACGGAGCAGGATCCCACACCGCCGCGTGCGTTGCGTCCCAGCCTGGACCGTGATTTGGAAATGATCACGATCCGTTGCTTGCAAAAACCAGCCGACCTTCGCTACCCGACGGCGAATGCTTTGGCGCAAGACATCGAAGCCTACTTGGCCGATGAACGTGTGTCAGCTCGCAGCGGTCATTTCAACCAAGTACTCGCTCGCGTTTTTCGCGAAACGCACCATGCGGCGGTGTTGGAAAAGTGGGGACTGCTTTGGATGTGGCACTCGTTGGTTCTGTTGGTTGCCAGCGTGATGACTTGGCAAATGGCACTGGCTGGAATCCAAGAGCGATGGATCTACGTCGCGGTGTGGGTCATCGGCTTGGGAGCTTGGGCAGCGGTATTTTGGAAAATGCGACAACGCATGGGCCCCGTCACGTTCATCGAACGCCAAGTCGCCCATGTTTGGGGATCCAGTTTGATCGGGACCGCCATGCTATTCCCTTTGGAATGGTGGTTGGGACTCGAGCCGCTGAGTTTGGCACCGATGTTGGGTGTGATCAGTGGCACTATGTTCTTGATCAAAGCCGGCATGCTCAGCGGTGCGTTCTATGTGCAAGCGATCCTGTTGTTGATCACTTCGGTCGCGATGGCAGTGTATCCATCAGCAGCCCACCTGATTTTTGGCGTCGTCGCCGCCGGTTGTTTCTTCGTTCCGGGATATCAGTACGAACGCAGGCGACGACAGTTGGAAGTCGCTTGA